One segment of Pontibacter akesuensis DNA contains the following:
- a CDS encoding TonB-dependent receptor, producing MIFLYRTLLAFLVLFCCSLQSQAQQNNPSLISGNFQSATFEEFARQVEAQTGYHFYFDAAAVDSLSITLKVQEQALPAVLRQAFAGTDFQFAIDARQQVFVSKGRQLSVALPKGFFEREEATAEGESQLAGVQLRAEEKVTKKAAGSELKLYEIGIKREGATGKANIAGHLRDAKTGEAIIGAAVFVESPTIGTISDEFGYYSLTLPLGRHELKVKAIGLQNTRRQIMLHSNGKLDIEIAEDVRTLKEVLVEAEKDKNVSGLQMGVEKLDIRTIKQVPTAFGEVDILRVVLTLPGVKSVGEGSTGMNVRGGSTDQNLVLFNDATIYNPSHLFGFFSAFNPDILKTVELYKSGIPAKYGGRLSSVLEVTSREGNKKKISGAGGIGLLTSRLTLEGPIKTDKTSFLIGGRSTYSDWLLKKIPNKTYSQSTASFYDLNAHISHEVNDKNTLYLNGYLSKDRFQLGSDTLYRFTNQAASLKWKHIFQNKLYGVFTGVYSHYDYDMASDKNPVTASKLTFGIDQSNLQADFSYFPTSKHTVDFGASSILYNVNSGTLTPNSAESLVMPDKLQTERAVESALYVSDRYDITPRLSVLVGLRYSFFNAMGPRTVNQYAPGVPKTEGTIQDTAVYGAGDSFATYHGPEYRLSARYSLNDNSSVKLSFNRLRQYIHMLSNTTSMSPTDVWKLSDSNIKPQVGDQVALGYYRNFRANTVELSVEGYYKWMQDFLDYKSGASLIMNHHIETDVASAEGKAYGVEVMLKKATGKLNGWVSYTYSRTLVRVDDAQTGEKINGGNFYPSNFDKPHDFTMISNYRFSQRFSTSLNFTYSTGRPITLPIAKYTMGNSQRIYYSDRNAYRVPDYLRMDLALNIEGNHKIKKLAHSSWTLAVYNLTGRKNPYSIYFKSEEGRIRGYKMSIFGQPIPTITYNFKF from the coding sequence ATGATTTTCCTGTACCGCACCCTATTAGCTTTCCTGGTTCTATTCTGTTGTTCGTTACAGAGCCAGGCGCAGCAAAACAACCCTTCGCTGATCAGTGGCAACTTTCAGTCCGCAACCTTTGAGGAGTTTGCCCGGCAGGTGGAAGCCCAGACTGGCTATCATTTTTACTTTGACGCCGCCGCTGTGGATAGCCTTTCCATTACCCTAAAGGTACAGGAGCAGGCACTGCCTGCTGTGCTGCGGCAGGCTTTTGCGGGAACAGATTTTCAGTTCGCCATTGATGCCAGGCAGCAGGTGTTCGTTTCAAAGGGCAGGCAGTTGAGTGTAGCGCTGCCGAAAGGATTTTTTGAGCGTGAGGAGGCGACAGCCGAGGGTGAATCCCAACTGGCCGGTGTGCAACTGCGGGCGGAGGAAAAAGTTACGAAGAAAGCAGCAGGCTCGGAGCTGAAGTTATATGAAATAGGCATAAAAAGAGAAGGCGCCACAGGTAAGGCAAACATAGCGGGCCACCTGCGCGATGCTAAAACAGGAGAGGCAATTATCGGAGCAGCGGTGTTTGTGGAGTCACCTACCATCGGGACGATCTCCGATGAGTTTGGCTACTACTCCCTCACGTTGCCACTTGGTCGCCATGAGTTAAAGGTAAAAGCGATAGGCCTGCAGAACACCCGCCGCCAGATCATGCTCCACTCCAACGGCAAGCTCGATATCGAGATAGCCGAGGATGTGCGAACCTTGAAGGAAGTACTGGTGGAGGCCGAGAAGGACAAAAACGTTTCGGGGCTGCAGATGGGCGTGGAGAAGCTAGACATCCGCACCATCAAACAAGTGCCCACAGCCTTCGGTGAGGTAGATATCCTGCGCGTCGTGCTCACGTTGCCGGGCGTGAAATCGGTAGGCGAGGGCAGTACCGGCATGAACGTGCGCGGCGGTAGCACCGATCAGAACCTGGTGCTTTTCAACGATGCCACCATCTATAACCCATCGCACCTGTTCGGTTTCTTCTCTGCCTTCAACCCGGATATCCTGAAGACGGTGGAGCTGTACAAAAGCGGCATCCCGGCCAAGTATGGCGGGCGCCTGTCGTCGGTGCTGGAGGTGACAAGCCGTGAGGGTAACAAGAAGAAAATCTCAGGCGCGGGCGGTATCGGTTTACTGACTAGCAGGCTGACGCTGGAAGGCCCGATCAAAACAGACAAAACCTCTTTCCTCATCGGTGGCCGCAGCACCTATTCAGACTGGCTGCTGAAGAAGATACCAAATAAGACCTACAGCCAAAGCACCGCCTCTTTCTATGACCTCAACGCCCACATCAGCCACGAGGTAAATGACAAAAACACGCTTTACTTAAACGGTTACCTAAGCAAGGACAGGTTTCAGTTAGGCTCCGACACGCTGTACCGCTTCACAAACCAGGCGGCAAGCCTTAAGTGGAAGCATATTTTCCAGAACAAGCTGTACGGTGTGTTCACGGGGGTGTACAGCCACTACGACTATGACATGGCTAGTGACAAGAACCCTGTTACAGCCTCCAAACTCACCTTTGGCATAGACCAATCGAACCTGCAGGCGGACTTCAGCTACTTCCCAACCTCCAAGCATACAGTCGACTTTGGCGCAAGCTCTATACTGTACAATGTGAACTCGGGCACCCTGACGCCAAACAGCGCAGAATCACTTGTGATGCCCGATAAGCTGCAGACAGAGCGTGCTGTGGAAAGTGCCCTTTACGTATCGGACAGATATGATATCACGCCGCGCTTATCGGTGCTGGTGGGGCTGCGTTACTCGTTCTTCAATGCCATGGGGCCGCGAACGGTGAACCAGTATGCGCCGGGAGTGCCTAAAACAGAAGGCACTATTCAGGATACAGCTGTTTACGGGGCAGGCGACTCGTTTGCCACGTACCATGGCCCTGAGTACAGGCTTTCGGCACGGTATAGTTTAAATGACAACTCCTCGGTAAAACTAAGCTTTAACCGGCTGCGCCAATACATCCACATGCTTTCCAACACCACCTCCATGTCGCCAACGGATGTGTGGAAGCTCAGCGACTCGAACATCAAGCCCCAGGTGGGCGACCAGGTGGCGTTGGGTTACTACCGTAACTTCAGGGCCAACACCGTGGAACTCTCGGTGGAGGGATACTACAAGTGGATGCAGGACTTCCTCGACTACAAGAGCGGGGCCTCTCTGATCATGAACCACCACATCGAAACAGACGTGGCCAGTGCGGAGGGAAAGGCGTATGGCGTGGAGGTGATGCTGAAAAAGGCAACCGGCAAACTGAATGGCTGGGTGAGCTATACTTACTCCCGCACGCTGGTGCGCGTGGACGATGCCCAGACCGGCGAGAAGATCAACGGAGGAAACTTCTACCCAAGCAACTTCGATAAGCCGCATGATTTCACCATGATCAGCAACTACCGTTTCAGCCAGCGTTTCAGTACATCCCTAAACTTTACCTACAGCACCGGCCGGCCTATTACGCTGCCCATTGCCAAGTACACCATGGGCAACAGCCAACGCATTTACTACTCCGACAGAAACGCTTACCGCGTGCCGGACTACCTCCGCATGGACCTGGCGCTGAACATAGAGGGCAACCACAAAATCAAAAAGCTTGCGCACAGCTCCTGGACCCTGGCTGTCTACAACCTGACCGGGCGTAAGAACCCTTACTCCATTTACTTTAAGTCGGAGGAAGGCAGAATCAGGGGGTATAAGATGTCCATCTTCGGGCAGCCTATCCCAACCATCACTTATAACTTTAAATTTTAA
- a CDS encoding BatA domain-containing protein codes for MAFLYPSFLFALGAVAVPILLHLVQLRRAKRVMFSNVKFIQVSKDLTASQRNLKELLILLCRILFIVFLVLAFAQPFLPASDTVAGATNAKVSIAVDNSYSMERMHAEEDLTLLNVATDQAKTVVNLFPASTAFQISGTERIKHGAVVQGSEAATLLDQLAYSANTFAMPTASGQEPAHLFVLSDFQKQTFSLENLTSIDAATQVHLVPLAAASTANVTIDSVYLEDEFIRTGADNTLHVLLHNTGAEAAADVPVKLFIQDQQVAALSLDLPPNQVTEAIMTFRTTGTGLTRAYVQVEDYPVEFDNTYYFILAPSAAITVTEVTDDAASLRRLYGSEAFFNFSSYNSGNIDYAKLAISDLVILNGVESLSSALAANLSNYVKEGGSLVVVPPVGQSTGAYASLFQNLNIAASFTGASAASAKTNLAAPDPNNPFFRSIFSEFDAKMQMPVAARSIAWSRASEDILKYRGGASFLSRFDRGNGAVYLLAAPLDDAYSTLPNHALFVPIMYRLAIESYRQQQQLAYTLGSGTIQLPAAPQQSREGVYQLQQDTVAFIPEQQVRGGKLYFNVPAGMDNAGFYTLQLQDSTLTTLAFNYGKEESYLAQYTPDELRALVGEDKPNVHVYDYGDAFSIKGEFEKRYFGVKLWKYCLILCLFFLMAEIALIRFFRT; via the coding sequence ATGGCATTTCTGTACCCTTCTTTCCTGTTTGCTCTAGGCGCTGTTGCTGTTCCCATACTTTTGCATTTAGTGCAGCTTCGGCGGGCGAAGCGGGTTATGTTCAGTAATGTAAAGTTTATACAGGTTTCCAAAGACCTCACGGCCAGTCAGCGTAATCTGAAAGAACTGCTGATCCTGCTTTGTCGAATCCTGTTTATCGTTTTCCTGGTGTTGGCGTTTGCGCAACCTTTTCTGCCTGCTTCCGACACAGTGGCTGGTGCTACAAACGCTAAGGTGAGTATTGCTGTCGACAACTCTTATAGCATGGAGCGCATGCACGCGGAGGAAGACCTTACTTTGCTTAATGTAGCCACAGATCAGGCTAAAACCGTTGTAAACCTTTTTCCTGCTTCCACAGCTTTTCAGATTTCAGGTACGGAACGTATCAAACATGGGGCAGTTGTGCAGGGGAGTGAGGCAGCCACCTTGCTGGATCAGCTAGCTTATTCTGCCAACACGTTTGCTATGCCTACCGCGTCAGGACAAGAGCCGGCGCATCTCTTTGTATTATCAGATTTCCAGAAGCAGACTTTTTCCCTTGAGAATTTAACAAGTATAGATGCTGCGACGCAGGTGCACCTCGTTCCGCTTGCCGCGGCCTCTACTGCAAATGTCACCATCGATTCGGTTTACCTCGAAGATGAGTTCATCAGAACGGGTGCCGATAATACCCTGCACGTGTTGCTCCATAACACTGGTGCCGAAGCCGCTGCGGATGTACCTGTAAAGCTGTTCATACAGGACCAGCAGGTGGCGGCGCTAAGCCTGGATCTGCCACCTAACCAGGTAACAGAAGCTATTATGACTTTCCGAACCACCGGAACCGGACTGACACGTGCTTATGTGCAGGTGGAGGATTATCCAGTGGAGTTTGACAATACCTACTATTTTATACTTGCCCCTTCCGCGGCCATTACCGTGACAGAGGTAACGGATGACGCTGCCTCCCTGCGGCGCTTATACGGCAGCGAGGCATTCTTCAACTTCAGTAGCTACAACAGCGGAAATATCGATTATGCAAAGCTGGCAATATCAGATCTGGTCATACTGAATGGTGTAGAGTCTCTTTCAAGTGCTCTGGCTGCTAATTTAAGCAACTATGTTAAGGAAGGCGGTTCATTGGTGGTTGTGCCGCCTGTAGGGCAAAGTACTGGTGCGTATGCTTCCCTGTTCCAGAACCTCAACATAGCCGCCAGCTTTACAGGTGCCAGCGCTGCATCAGCCAAAACAAACCTTGCCGCCCCGGACCCCAACAACCCGTTCTTCCGCAGTATCTTCTCAGAGTTTGATGCGAAAATGCAGATGCCCGTTGCCGCGCGAAGTATAGCCTGGTCGCGCGCTTCGGAAGATATTTTAAAATACAGGGGCGGTGCCTCATTCCTGTCGCGGTTTGACAGGGGCAATGGAGCCGTTTATCTCTTGGCTGCTCCGCTGGATGATGCTTACAGCACGTTGCCCAACCATGCGCTCTTTGTGCCGATCATGTACCGGCTGGCCATAGAAAGTTACCGGCAGCAACAGCAGTTGGCCTATACCTTGGGGAGCGGTACTATTCAATTACCGGCAGCACCGCAGCAGAGTCGGGAAGGCGTTTACCAGTTGCAGCAAGACACGGTGGCTTTTATTCCGGAGCAGCAGGTGCGCGGCGGAAAGTTATACTTCAACGTGCCCGCTGGCATGGATAATGCGGGCTTTTATACGTTACAACTGCAGGACTCCACGCTTACCACGTTGGCTTTTAACTATGGGAAAGAGGAGTCTTACCTGGCGCAATATACCCCGGATGAGCTGCGCGCGTTGGTAGGGGAGGATAAGCCAAATGTGCATGTGTATGACTACGGAGATGCTTTTTCTATTAAAGGAGAATTCGAAAAAAGGTATTTCGGCGTAAAGCTTTGGAAATATTGCCTAATATTGTGTTTGTTTTTCCTGATGGCCGAAATAGCACTTATAAGATTCTTCCGAACATGA
- a CDS encoding STAS domain-containing protein, with the protein MKYQTEQKDDILYIRMEGDLIASSDTQQMIDDVDGGKPLVSLLCAVDLSNVRYMDSSGMGVLVSLLTKFRNRGGELVLIKPSDHIRKLLIVTKLNAIFTIAENDDFAAQFLKESIY; encoded by the coding sequence ATGAAGTACCAGACAGAGCAGAAGGATGATATCCTTTATATAAGAATGGAGGGCGACCTGATCGCCAGTTCGGACACACAGCAGATGATAGATGACGTGGATGGTGGTAAGCCTTTGGTTTCGCTGCTCTGTGCTGTCGACCTGTCAAACGTCCGGTATATGGACAGCAGCGGCATGGGCGTGCTGGTGTCGCTGCTTACCAAGTTTCGAAACCGGGGCGGCGAGCTGGTGCTCATCAAACCATCCGACCACATCCGCAAACTCCTCATCGTCACGAAACTCAACGCAATCTTCACGATTGCCGAAAACGACGACTTCGCCGCGCAATTCCTAAAGGAATCGATATATTAG
- a CDS encoding DUF4199 domain-containing protein, translated as MTEKEPSIWPISLKYGALTGVLYILYSLFTYISGNFGNFFVNLLISLAIGVIGIVLAMREFKQHNFGYMSYGKGLGIGIVVMVIASIISGIFSYIYIAFIDPSVVDKMIEASVAQMAGFGLDEEMLDQQRDQMAEGFTPLKQLTNAVIGGLFMGLLLSLIISAIMKKNRPEFE; from the coding sequence ATGACTGAAAAAGAGCCTTCCATTTGGCCGATTTCCCTGAAGTACGGCGCTCTGACCGGAGTACTTTATATCCTGTACAGCCTCTTTACCTACATATCGGGCAATTTCGGTAACTTCTTTGTTAATCTCTTAATTTCCCTGGCTATTGGCGTAATAGGCATTGTGCTGGCCATGCGGGAGTTTAAGCAGCACAACTTCGGCTACATGTCGTATGGCAAGGGCCTGGGCATAGGCATTGTGGTGATGGTAATTGCCAGCATTATTTCGGGCATATTCTCTTACATTTACATCGCTTTCATTGATCCTTCCGTTGTCGACAAGATGATTGAGGCTTCTGTCGCACAGATGGCCGGTTTTGGCCTGGATGAGGAGATGCTGGACCAGCAGCGCGACCAGATGGCAGAAGGTTTTACACCACTGAAGCAGTTGACGAATGCAGTTATCGGTGGGCTCTTCATGGGCCTCCTCCTATCACTTATCATTTCGGCTATCATGAAGAAAAACCGGCCGGAGTTTGAATAG
- a CDS encoding dihydroorotase, producing MKVLLRAATIHNPHTAHHLQQHNILIENGSITYIGQEEQEADQIVDSEGLCVSVGWVDMHAYTGEPGLEYKEDLESLAAAAAAGGFTEVVCLPNTNPVVQTKGAINYIKSKSQHLPVTLLPAGAVTVDAQGKELTEMIDLHQAGAVAFSDGTHPLQGADVTLKALQYMQMFNGLLMNKPEHTRLTENGQMHEGEASTRLGMRGIPSLAEEVMVTRDLQLLSYTGGKLHFSLISTAAAIEAIRQAKAAGLQVTCDVASYQAAFTDESISAFDTAYKVAPPFRTTADAEAIKEGLRDGTIDVLVSAHNPQDTEAKKLEFDLAEFGIINLETAFAVAQSTLELPLEQLLEKFTTNPRRILGLAEPKIAVGEAANLTLFNPETRWAPRMDTTKSKSQNSPFYDQELRGKVIGIIHKGQLVLQQSF from the coding sequence ATGAAAGTACTTCTCCGAGCAGCAACCATTCACAACCCACACACAGCACACCACCTGCAGCAGCACAACATCTTAATCGAAAATGGCAGCATCACCTACATCGGGCAGGAAGAGCAGGAGGCAGATCAAATAGTTGATTCAGAAGGACTATGTGTTTCAGTTGGGTGGGTAGATATGCATGCCTATACGGGTGAGCCGGGGCTGGAGTATAAGGAGGATTTGGAAAGCCTGGCAGCGGCTGCAGCGGCTGGAGGCTTTACCGAAGTGGTATGCCTTCCCAACACCAATCCGGTGGTACAGACAAAAGGGGCCATCAACTACATCAAAAGCAAATCGCAGCACCTGCCGGTTACGCTACTGCCTGCCGGCGCTGTAACGGTGGATGCCCAAGGCAAAGAACTTACCGAGATGATCGACCTGCACCAGGCGGGCGCAGTGGCTTTCTCTGATGGCACGCACCCGCTTCAGGGAGCCGATGTAACGCTGAAGGCGCTGCAGTACATGCAAATGTTTAATGGCTTGCTGATGAACAAGCCTGAGCACACGCGCCTGACCGAGAACGGGCAGATGCACGAGGGGGAAGCAAGCACCCGCCTGGGGATGCGCGGCATTCCATCCCTGGCCGAAGAGGTGATGGTGACCCGCGACCTGCAGCTGCTTTCCTATACGGGCGGGAAGCTGCACTTCTCGCTCATTTCCACGGCAGCGGCTATAGAAGCCATCCGCCAGGCCAAGGCAGCAGGACTGCAGGTAACCTGCGATGTGGCCAGCTACCAGGCGGCCTTTACTGATGAATCGATCTCAGCTTTTGATACAGCTTATAAAGTGGCCCCACCTTTTAGAACCACGGCCGATGCAGAAGCTATAAAAGAAGGCCTGCGCGACGGCACCATCGATGTGCTGGTGTCGGCCCACAACCCGCAGGACACCGAGGCGAAGAAGCTGGAGTTCGACCTGGCCGAGTTCGGCATCATCAACCTGGAGACAGCCTTTGCCGTGGCCCAGTCGACACTGGAGTTGCCACTGGAGCAACTGCTGGAGAAATTCACCACCAACCCGCGCCGCATACTAGGCTTAGCCGAGCCGAAAATCGCCGTGGGCGAAGCGGCCAACCTGACGCTGTTCAACCCTGAAACCCGCTGGGCACCACGTATGGACACTACAAAATCAAAGTCGCAGAACAGCCCGTTTTACGACCAGGAGCTGCGCGGAAAAGTGATAGGCATAATTCATAAGGGACAATTAGTCCTCCAACAATCTTTTTAA
- a CDS encoding glycosyltransferase: MARRVIIVGPAHPLRGGGMATFNERLAHAFQEAGDEVEIVSFSLQYPSFLFPGKSQFTTEPAPEGLRIQSLINSVNPISWWRAGQYIRKQKPDLVIFRYWLPFMGPALGTMARIIRRNKYSRILAITDNVVPHEKRPGDVPFTKYFLAGCHGFITMSRAVQQDLERFEPKKPSIYLPHPLYDNFGEPETKEAACAALGLDSKYNYLLFFGFIRAYKGLDLLLQAMARPEVQELQNLKLLVAGEFYEDAAPYLQQIEQLQLQDKLILHTEFIPNAAVRHYFCAADLVVQPYKHATQSGVTQVAYHFDKPMVVTRVGGLPELVPDGEVGYVVEPEPKAIAAAISRFYVSGAGPVLAANSSKYKKRFSWSRFVQAIEALVDKL, encoded by the coding sequence ATGGCAAGGCGGGTAATTATTGTGGGCCCGGCGCACCCGCTACGGGGCGGCGGCATGGCCACGTTTAACGAGCGGCTGGCGCATGCTTTCCAGGAAGCCGGCGATGAAGTGGAGATTGTCTCGTTCAGTCTGCAGTACCCCAGCTTTCTTTTTCCGGGCAAAAGCCAGTTCACCACAGAACCCGCACCGGAAGGCCTGCGCATCCAATCGCTTATTAACTCCGTGAACCCAATCAGCTGGTGGCGCGCCGGGCAGTATATCCGAAAGCAAAAGCCTGATCTGGTTATTTTCAGGTACTGGCTGCCGTTCATGGGGCCAGCGTTGGGCACGATGGCGCGCATCATCCGGCGAAACAAGTATAGCCGCATCCTTGCCATCACCGACAATGTGGTGCCGCATGAGAAGCGCCCCGGCGATGTCCCCTTCACCAAATATTTTCTGGCTGGCTGCCACGGGTTCATCACTATGTCGCGTGCAGTGCAGCAGGACCTGGAGCGGTTCGAGCCCAAGAAGCCAAGCATTTACCTGCCGCATCCGCTGTACGATAATTTCGGTGAGCCCGAAACAAAAGAGGCTGCCTGTGCTGCTCTGGGGCTTGATTCCAAGTATAACTACCTGCTCTTTTTCGGCTTTATACGTGCCTACAAAGGGCTTGACCTGCTGCTGCAGGCGATGGCCCGGCCAGAGGTGCAGGAGCTGCAAAACCTAAAGCTGCTGGTGGCCGGGGAGTTTTACGAGGATGCAGCACCCTACCTGCAACAGATCGAACAGCTGCAACTGCAGGACAAACTCATACTTCACACCGAGTTTATTCCGAATGCGGCCGTGCGCCACTACTTCTGCGCCGCCGACCTGGTGGTGCAGCCCTATAAACATGCCACACAAAGCGGCGTTACTCAGGTGGCCTATCACTTCGATAAGCCCATGGTGGTGACGCGCGTTGGTGGCCTGCCGGAGTTGGTGCCGGATGGGGAAGTGGGCTATGTGGTGGAGCCGGAGCCCAAAGCCATTGCCGCAGCCATCAGCCGGTTCTATGTTTCTGGGGCTGGCCCGGTGCTTGCAGCCAATAGCAGCAAGTATAAAAAGCGCTTTAGCTGGAGCCGTTTTGTGCAGGCGATAGAGGCGCTGGTAGACAAGTTATAG
- a CDS encoding DUF4199 domain-containing protein: MFNQAIVRVGIRYGVLCGLVSIVLVAAIYFMGYNPFGDIGRLTYVPIPIFIVLAIRYYKRYNEAELSFGKGARVGLSVAFYNALTAAMLVFLFIHLVGPEILQNHIAEMKALLDETREEQIQIIGEESFDNVYNALGSLTPSMQAADFFLWRLIVGSLFSVVAAVFYRK, encoded by the coding sequence ATGTTCAATCAGGCAATAGTAAGGGTTGGAATACGCTACGGCGTGCTTTGTGGCTTGGTGAGCATTGTGCTGGTGGCCGCCATCTACTTTATGGGGTACAATCCCTTCGGAGATATTGGCCGCCTGACGTATGTGCCGATCCCCATTTTTATTGTGCTGGCGATCCGGTACTACAAGCGCTATAACGAGGCGGAGCTAAGTTTTGGCAAGGGCGCCCGTGTGGGACTTTCGGTGGCATTTTACAATGCCTTGACGGCTGCCATGCTTGTGTTCCTGTTTATACACCTGGTGGGGCCGGAGATTCTGCAGAACCACATCGCCGAAATGAAGGCGTTGCTGGACGAGACGCGGGAAGAACAAATTCAGATAATCGGGGAAGAGTCGTTCGACAATGTATATAATGCGCTGGGAAGTTTAACACCATCCATGCAAGCAGCTGATTTTTTTCTTTGGAGGTTGATAGTAGGGAGTCTGTTTTCGGTAGTGGCAGCTGTATTTTACAGAAAATAA
- a CDS encoding glycosyltransferase family 2 protein — protein sequence MQYNYDISVVVPLFNEEESLPELVRWIKRVMHANEFSYEVILVDDGSTDRSWDVINTLSAEDKAVKGISFNRNYGKSAALNEGFRRCSGEVVITMDADLQDSPEEIPGLYDMIKNQRFDLVSGWKKKRFDPLSKTIPTKLFNGATRKLSGIQLHDFNCGLKAYRQLLVKSIEVHGEMHRYIPVIAKWNGFTKIGEKVVQHQERKYGTTKFGLERFVYGFLDLLSITFVSRFKKRPMHFFGSMGTLMFVVGLGITIWLIAQKMLGIYQGVRVRDIVDQPLFFLALVAVILGVQLFLAGFLAEMISMASNKRNEYLIRDRVGALNR from the coding sequence ATGCAATACAATTATGATATTTCGGTAGTAGTTCCTCTTTTCAACGAGGAGGAATCACTTCCAGAACTCGTTCGCTGGATCAAACGTGTGATGCATGCGAACGAGTTTTCTTATGAGGTTATACTTGTGGACGACGGCAGCACCGATCGTTCCTGGGACGTGATAAATACCTTAAGCGCGGAAGACAAAGCGGTTAAGGGCATCAGCTTTAACCGCAACTACGGTAAATCTGCTGCCCTTAACGAGGGCTTTCGCCGCTGCTCAGGCGAGGTGGTAATTACCATGGACGCCGACCTGCAGGACAGCCCGGAGGAGATTCCGGGGCTTTACGACATGATCAAGAACCAGCGGTTCGACCTGGTAAGCGGCTGGAAAAAGAAACGCTTTGATCCCCTAAGCAAAACCATTCCCACCAAACTCTTTAATGGGGCCACCCGCAAACTGTCCGGCATACAGCTACATGACTTTAACTGCGGCCTGAAAGCTTACCGCCAGTTGCTGGTGAAGAGCATTGAGGTGCACGGCGAGATGCACCGTTACATTCCGGTTATCGCCAAGTGGAACGGCTTCACCAAAATCGGGGAGAAAGTGGTGCAGCACCAGGAACGCAAGTATGGCACCACCAAATTTGGCCTGGAGCGCTTTGTTTACGGCTTCCTCGACCTGCTTTCTATCACCTTTGTCAGCCGCTTTAAAAAGCGCCCGATGCACTTCTTCGGTTCTATGGGCACGCTGATGTTTGTGGTGGGCCTGGGTATTACCATCTGGCTGATTGCGCAGAAGATGCTCGGGATTTACCAGGGCGTGCGCGTGCGGGACATCGTGGACCAGCCGCTGTTCTTCCTGGCGCTCGTGGCCGTTATACTTGGCGTGCAGCTGTTTTTGGCCGGTTTTCTGGCCGAGATGATCTCCATGGCTTCCAACAAGCGCAACGAGTACCTGATCCGCGACAGGGTGGGCGCCCTGAACAGGTAA
- a CDS encoding adenylosuccinate synthase → MAVDILIGLQWGDEGKGKIVDVLAPTYDIVARFQGGPNAGHTLEFEGTKHVLHQIPSGIFHPHIKNIIGNGVVLDPIVFRLEMQKLQDRGVDAAQNLYISKKASLILPSHKALDRVSEEALGSGKIGSTLKGIGPTYQDKIGRVGLRVGDILANDFQENYDKLVARHRKTIEFYGRELELGKQEDEFFEAIAYLRTLKLVDSEYMINDAIQNGQRILAEGAQGSLLDVDFGTYPFVTSSSTVVAGACTGLGVAPKHIGEVYGIFKAYCTRVGSGPFPTELLDEVGESIRQAGREFGSTTGRPRRCGWIDLPSLKYSIMLNGVTQLNMMKADILTEFDTIQVCTHYKLVSGEVTDRVPHSLEDGEVEPIYETLPGWKVDLNKIETTEELPEAFINYLQFLEKHLHVPITIVSVGPDRKSTMKREAVNA, encoded by the coding sequence ATGGCAGTTGATATATTAATAGGTCTGCAGTGGGGCGACGAAGGCAAAGGTAAAATCGTCGACGTACTTGCACCTACCTATGACATTGTAGCCCGTTTCCAGGGAGGCCCGAACGCAGGCCACACATTAGAGTTTGAAGGCACCAAGCACGTGCTGCACCAGATACCATCCGGCATTTTTCATCCGCATATAAAGAACATCATCGGCAACGGCGTTGTGCTCGACCCGATTGTGTTTCGCCTGGAAATGCAGAAGCTGCAGGACCGCGGAGTGGATGCGGCGCAGAACCTGTACATCTCGAAAAAGGCATCGCTTATACTTCCTTCGCACAAAGCCTTAGACCGTGTTTCGGAAGAGGCGCTCGGAAGTGGAAAGATTGGCTCTACCTTAAAAGGCATTGGCCCAACGTACCAGGATAAGATCGGACGTGTTGGCTTGCGGGTAGGAGATATACTGGCAAATGATTTCCAGGAGAACTACGACAAGCTGGTAGCGCGCCACCGGAAGACAATTGAGTTCTACGGCCGGGAATTGGAGCTGGGCAAGCAGGAGGACGAGTTCTTCGAGGCGATTGCTTACCTGCGTACCCTGAAGCTGGTTGATTCCGAGTACATGATCAACGATGCAATACAGAACGGGCAGCGCATCCTGGCCGAGGGCGCACAGGGCTCGCTCCTTGATGTGGATTTCGGAACCTATCCGTTTGTCACCTCATCCAGTACGGTGGTGGCAGGCGCCTGCACCGGACTGGGTGTGGCACCAAAGCACATCGGCGAAGTATACGGTATCTTTAAAGCTTACTGCACACGCGTAGGCAGTGGTCCTTTCCCAACAGAGCTCCTTGATGAGGTAGGAGAAAGTATCCGCCAGGCAGGCCGCGAGTTCGGCTCTACCACGGGTCGCCCACGCCGCTGTGGCTGGATCGATCTGCCGAGCCTTAAGTATAGCATCATGTTGAACGGAGTAACTCAGCTTAACATGATGAAGGCAGATATTCTGACCGAGTTTGATACAATACAAGTATGCACGCACTACAAGCTAGTTTCGGGAGAGGTAACGGATCGTGTACCGCATTCTCTGGAGGATGGAGAAGTGGAGCCAATTTATGAGACATTGCCGGGCTGGAAGGTTGATCTAAATAAAATTGAAACAACCGAAGAGCTTCCGGAAGCTTTCATTAACTACCTGCAGTTCCTGGAGAAGCACCTGCACGTGCCAATAACGATCGTATCAGTAGGCCCTGACAGGAAGAGCACCATGAAGCGAGAGGCTGTTAATGCCTAA